One Spinacia oleracea cultivar Varoflay chromosome 4, BTI_SOV_V1, whole genome shotgun sequence DNA segment encodes these proteins:
- the LOC130471783 gene encoding uncharacterized protein, with protein MKLEVTINGEAEAAAKGGRSGGDGDGGGRSGGDGDSRGRSEGGGGGGRFWSGLWVEDLGLEERDGGWGSEGGKGMGKCRGGWGMSVEGFGVNPIMKKGKGNEEIGLTNNNKGNDILPFPFLLITTPNQTPPK; from the coding sequence ATGAAGCTCGAAGTCACAATTAATGGTGAAGCCGAAGCGGCGGCGAAAGGTGGACGATCTGGAGGTGACGGCGACGGCGGTGGACGGTCTGGAGGTGACGGCGACAGCCGTGGACGATCTGAAGGTGGCGGCGGCGGTGGACGGTTTTGGTCTGGGTTGTGGGTTGAAGATCTAGggttagaggagagagatggGGGTTGGGGAAGTGAAGGGGGGAAAGGAATGGGAAAGTGTAGGGGGGGgtggggaatgagtgtagaaGGTTTTGGGGTGAACCCAATAATGAAAAAAGGTAAAGGGAATGAAGAAATAGGcctaacaaacaacaacaaagggaatgatATCCTCCCATTCCCATTCCTTTTGATTACtacccccaaccaaacgccccctaaataa